In Glycine max cultivar Williams 82 chromosome 10, Glycine_max_v4.0, whole genome shotgun sequence, the DNA window ATCAGAACAAGTTCTTATATCGCCATATCCACTCCCAACATCACAGACTTGTTGTTCCTTACGCAATAGGAGCCCTTTACAATCACCCCATCGAGGGTCTTCTACTTGACACTGTAGGTGGTGCCATCTCATATCTTGTCTCAGGGATGACTGCAAGAACAGCAGTTGTATTCTTCTGCTTTGCCATCGTGAAAACAGTTGATGATCACTGTGGATTGTGGTTGCCTGGCAACATCTTCCATATCTTTTTCCAGAATAACACAGCTTACCATGACATTCATCATCAACTGCAAGGGCTGAAGTACAATTATTCTCAGCCATTCTTTTCCATATGGGACAAACTTCTCGGGACATACATGCCTTTCAATCTTGTAAAGCGGCCTGAAGGGGGGTTCGAGGCAAGGCTAGCAAAGGAATAGTCACACTGTAGGCATCTGATGGCATCATTTTTCCTTAGGACCAGACCAGAGGCTTTACCACTGTAGGCATTTCTCAAGTTCATTGGAGCTTACTGGCTTTTTCAGTTCATCGTGTTACTTTAGGTTTGCCAACCCACCTTGTGTAGCATAACTATGATGATGTGATTAAGgagttttttcattatttattatgaatttatgatgtaCTTAAAACACATTTTTGAAGCTGTAAGTTGCTAAAAGAGTACCGTACCGGGTTTTTACGCTGGTATTATTTGTGATTCCTACTACTGGTTCActtgtataatttattatgaatttttattgtaatcCAGAACCATTGGGTTGTCGAAGATATCATTATAATCCATTTACTTTTGAATGGTTAAAAAAAgtgttcatatataattttgtctTTGAAAATGACTAACTTGTGTTGAAACTTCTTGGGTATGTAAAGTAGTCTTCAAATTTGTTAATTCTGTAACAAATCGGACTCTCCTTTATGATTCTGTGAAGTTGATCGAATTTGGACGCTATGTTTGTTACGTAGTTGATCGAAATAATGTTATGAAATCGATCAATTAGGGGACTTAATTGCCTTAAAATTAcatgttagaaaattaaatagaCAGAAAAGGATTGTCATAAAATTAACGGATTTAGAAATGAAACTAGTTGGGTGGTCCAATCCACGAGCTGACACTCTTTTTGTCTGGAAtagtattgtatttttttttgtcgcCCATTTTAGGAACTATTTAGTAATTTAATGAattgcattttaattaattaattaatttttgtattttcagcTAAAAATATAAGCTTAATCACATTTTCACTAATtgaataaattacattaaatttaaggaaacaaaattattgattgattgatgattgacaaaaattaatgtataaattaatattacatttattaattCTAATTTAGTGAATGATTAAATTTAAGGAAACAAAACTATTATTGGTTCAcactaaaaattaatgttaaattaatattacatttattgtatttattgaTCATCCAGATAAGAGGGCGAgtcctggtgcagcggtaaagttgtgctttggtgacttgttggtcatgggttcgaatccggatttggaaattataagttataacaatattggtttttcttttttataatttaaaaggtATTCATACTCTATTTAAACTTAACAAAATAGTTGTATCGGTAGTCAGatgaagaaaatgttttttaatattaaattttaattatacaaaaataaacaatatttataCAATCCTCGTTCTAACATGCATTAACATGccttataattttgtaaaaaaaaaatgccttaTAGTTTGAAATGTCAGACACAAGCATGCCTTATTTTTACGCAAAACGGTAGAAGactaatatattcttttttttaaaggtaatatattctttttgaaaatcaaataagtatattatcattaatactTTCAGCtggttattaaatatattaatacggaaaaaatattcacaaaattcctTGAACAGAAACAAAAGCCGTATTATTCTTAATATCATACATATACATGGATTGAAAGAGAGAATCTATTAGTGCAAGAAAAGCGACACAtatatttagaaacaaaacaaaacttacAATTCCTTGATCAATATGAAATAGAAACAATtcaccaaataaaataaaaatgaaatagaaacaaCATATacaattgaaaaacaaattaaacatgCAATTGCTtgatgaatgatttatttttggttacatagatttgtttttttgttaccATTCGGATCAATATGAAGTAGAAACAACATATACAATTGAATGAATAAATAAGAATTAATAGTGGGAAATGCAACAGTAGAATTTGACTTAGTTGATAGAGCTGCAAATCTTTCTTATGATTCCAGCTGAAGCAGTTAATGGTTGAATATCTCCCATTTTAATCATAGCAGCTGCGAAGTCGGACTTAAAGGTTGTAGGCTTATTGCTGTATTCGGACACAATAGAATCTGTAGATCCTCCACTAAACAGAACTTGATCTGATTGAAGAAGACCCTTCTTCTGAATCAAATTCTTGAAGTAGTTGTTGTCGAAAGAATTGGGTGTGACCAAGTCTAGTGATGCCAATTTCTTGTCATTATCATCATTACTAACGGATGGACAACCACGTTGGCGAGTGCTAGCAAATCCTGCATCAATATCACTTGCATTGTTGTATATTCTTCCACGAAATGTGAAGCATTGAGCTTGTCCGATTGTGTGGGCACCTGCATATGTTTTCATAacatatatttgtttaataattGTCTAAGTCAAAATTGTGAAGCTTGATGATTAAGTAGTTACCGGATAGAGTAACCATGTCTCTGGCAGTGAGACCCTTATTATTGAATCTGGAGATAAGAGTGTCAAGATCGTCTGTGAATCGTGGAAGGTCACTAGTAGCCGAACTTTTGCTTGCAGTGGTTGAATCTCTTCGTCCAAGCTTCACAGTCCATGATGGACCTCCCACctaatcaataatttttaaaaaaaatgcatgttaATTATCAAGTTAATTAAAACCATGAAATTAATTAACGTATATATAGCTAGCTAGTTTGTTACAGTGACTTACAGCAAATGATGCATCACGTGCTGCTACTGCTACAATGTCAGCACATGACACAACTCCGGGGCATAGTTTCTCCACCTCAGATTTTGCTTGATCGATGATGTTATATCCCCTTATTGAGTTTGCATTCTGAAGTGCACTCTTTTCGCTCTCAATAGAGGAGCTATCATCAAGCAAAATTGATGCGTCACAACCCTGCAATATGGTTCGAATTAGGATTAACAAGTTAATTAAGCACACGCATGCAATTAATAAATCAACATATATGTACCTGAACAAAGCAATCATGAAAATGAAGGCGAATGAGAGACGCAGCCATGCGGCGCTCCGCAGATACTGCACTGCGAATCACAGTTCTTATGGTGCTGAGTGCAATGGGGCAAGCACTGTCGTAAAACGTAGAAGACAATTCTGCATCACATAATATTGTGCCTAACAGCACCAATGTGACTAACGAACTTGTGATACTAGAAGTTCTATACGCCATGAATTAGTTTCGTATAACaggaaaaaatatgaatattaataAATGTATGAAAAAAGAGGCTGCAATGGTGATCAATTTATAGTACATTTGATAGAGTGAGAATTTGTCATAGTCACTAAAATCCGCTACAACGCGGTGCCGGTGCGTACTAAAGCTGGTGGCGTATGAAATactatgtatatatgtatgaaacCTTTTGACATTGTGATTTGTGATTTGTGATTGTGACCCATTCTTCATTGGTTGCTTATTGCCAATGCCAGCTCACGTGATATGATGTTAATTAAGTTGACGTTTTGACTTTTCCTTTTGAATATGTCTTAATACGAAAATGCATGCACTTAAGGAGATGACAAGTTCTCGCTCGTACCTTGCATTCAGTAATGGTGTTCAGGTTAGTTTCCTAGAAAATTATTGCACAGTGCTCTagtgcataaaaaataaatcaaagaaactATATTCGGTATAATACTTTTACaaataagagaaatataaattgaaaaaaaagtgtgataaatagaaaagaaagattTAATGCATGTGATTGAATCATCATAAgatatatgaaaagaaaaaatgaatgataaaaaaaaatcgtaaAAATTGTATAACTCAACtactcaaatataaatatatgaaatatatcTCTGAAgactatatatttatttgatctttaaaataaattatgaatattttctTTCGACCTAATATTATAGGATTTCCTCTTCATATATGCTGATAAATAAGGGTGTTTGTGAGCTAGTTAAGGTCAGTTTTGGTCAAATTCAGAACTCaatccaatcaaatttgatcagTTTAGTTctctttaattttcataatttttttttgaaactcaatccaactcaacacattcatgaaCGATTTGGTTTGATTTGGACCAGTGGGTTAccatttaaatttgatctttttttttttgtttagaattactattttatatcatgattcatccagatatttaatacaattaatacaatattatcACATGTATGAAAGtagtaaaattaattcatttaatatcatcaacataatattctaaaatagactaatacaaattaaaacaaaatatttcctaTAAACTAATTTCTTGTAATAAGCTTGATTTCAACCAGATTTGctgaaacaaataaacaaaatgtgattcattaatattataaacatggtagtaaaaatatatatgaaaaaaaaaggtgaaacaaGTAACAATATACCTAAAAGTAATATCTTAAGAAGTTCTAACATTAGTAATTACAACACTTGGAGTCTCaaattaatagtatttaaaatcaaaccaaacaactcTAAGATACCTATGTGTCAATTAGGAAGTTGGTTTAATCTTATGTTAAGGTACCTAACTCACTCATTGATTTCAatcataattgattattttttgagaTTTTGAAATTGCTTTCTCTTAGTAAGTGTTAATATGAATTGTGACTTGTTTTGTATAAATGGTTTTCTGGACttataaatcttataaattgTTTCCACCCAAGACTTAAATGGAAAAGTCTATTGGAATTTAATGAACTGATTGTAAGAACGATTTAAAATAACTTTGGATGTTATGAATTGAAAATAAGTATATTAGGTTAAGGAAATTTTGACATGACTTTCTAATTCAACttgttagaaataattttaatttaattcgtAGCCTTTAGTCTATATGAATGCATTGTTGCTTTGGTTGAGCTTCATTGTGTTGAGTGGAAGCCTATTTGATTATTGATCCTAAGCATTCCAAAAGAATATGAAAGTGGCTTAGAGTTGTTATTGaattctaaatttaaattgataattcTAGTTTGCTGAGTTAAGGATAGATTTTGGAATCAATTAGAAAACATGAAAATGATTTAAACTTATTATAGAATAGGCAGGTACCCTTTTTTTCGATTGATGCTTTTGGACGGCAGCACTAGACTTGGTCACACCCAATTCTTTCGACAACAACTACTTCAAGAATTTGATTCAGAAGGGTCTTCTTCAATCAGATCAAATTCGGTTTAGTGGAGGATCTACAGATTCTATTGTGTCCGAATACAGCAATAAGCCTACAACCTTTAAGTCCGACTTCGCAGCTGCTATGATTAAAATGGGAGATATTCAACCATTAACTGCTTCAGCAGGAATCATAAGAAAGATTTGCAGTTCTATCAACTAAGTCAAATTCTACTGTTGCATTTCTCACTATTCTTTGTAAGCCTCTtcaatattcttatttattcaTTCAATTGTATATGTTGTTTCTATTTCATATTGATCCgaattgtaacaaaaaaacaaatctatgtaaccaaaaataaatcattcatcaAGGAATTGcatgtttaatttgttttgtttccaaatatatgacactttttttttattgcactatattttttctttcgatccgtatgttcatataataattaataagaataatgttgattttttatgaagaaattttttagGAAAAGGAGATGACACGCTCCAATCTAAGGCAGAAGAAGCTTTCGAACCCaaaatagttataaatataCTTACAGCTCATCCTAAAAACACAACTGAAATTTAAACTTGCCATCTATCAAATGTGAAACCATGTTTTACTTCACATGGTCCACTCCTTGAGGTTgaatattttggtttttttttttctattcaacgaatttttgtattaatatatTCCTAAGAAAGTGAAAGTATTAGTGATAATGTTTACATGttgattattttcttaacaaaataattactcctaattctttatttattttgtgatataATATGTATtgcaatattaaacaaaaataacataatattcataactttataatattaaaaattaaatttcacttCTAAATATCATAACTAATATcgcaattttttgttaatattaataataaattaatgacaATAATGATGAAATAATAATCCACCTTGTAGTGGCACGAGATTTTGAAAGGTCATTTCCACACAAGCGTATCATGTCAAGCATTTTCATAGGCAGCAGTTTTGGAATTTCACTGTTTTGTTGAATCATCAGTCAAGTATCAACAACAAACATGATGCTTATCCACTACAGAAAACAACAATTGACACTCAAACAACAAACACAACTACCTCTGTAAAACAATGGTCACCCGAACCACCAACCATTGTGAAACTACCTACCTTCAAATACTGTGACACAAGTTACCAGCCAACACGCAAAAACATATGAAGAAAACAAAGTAAATTTCTCTCTTATACGCCAAGTAACGACACGTCAGCTCTCAGGCGCTATCAGGCATTCTCATCTGTGCCACTTCAGATGGTGGTCTCAGTGTGCAAACCATTTCTCTTGTTTTGCCAAAGTATACCTGTAACATGCATTAACATGCCTtatagtttgaaatgtcataGACACAAACGAACTGAAtatcaaatttgataaatacCCAAACCCTTCCCCATCAAAGAACAAAAAGTAAAGAAGCTGATCTCAAATACAACAAGCACGCAGTTGAATCCTGTATAATCAAGAAGTACCTGATCTAGTGAGTTCCTCAGCTTACTCTCCATTTCTTCAATCATCCTTCCCATGTTACAAAGATGACCATCAGCAACTGATAGCTTCATACTCATCTAAAATATAAGGAAAAACTAATTTTGGattaagaaaaaactaaaaaaaaagttgcctCAAGCTAAAAAGCATATAGATATATGGACTTTATCAAACAAGAACCATGTAATTAATTCAATGTTCAATGAAGGTGCATTGTTCATTATGTGGCTTCTCAAGACAGAAAAAACTTAGCATGCAAGCGTTAACTAAATGATCTAATTGCCAACAAGAACTAATTCTGTCAAAACTTGCCTGACGTCTAATTGATCCAGATAAACTGAAAGTTCCTGATGACTCATTATTTGTAGTCAGAGTCAGCATAACTGTACTGGTTAACCGATAATTggtgttttcttcttcctctggtCCCacctaaattaacaaaaaaaatgagaggactaagaattaatgaaataaacttGCAAGAAAAGAATCAGAAAAATTAGA includes these proteins:
- the LOC100818538 gene encoding lignin-forming anionic peroxidase, translated to MAYRTSSITSSLVTLVLLGTILCDAELSSTFYDSACPIALSTIRTVIRSAVSAERRMAASLIRLHFHDCFVQGCDASILLDDSSSIESEKSALQNANSIRGYNIIDQAKSEVEKLCPGVVSCADIVAVAARDASFAVGGPSWTVKLGRRDSTTASKSSATSDLPRFTDDLDTLISRFNNKGLTARDMVTLSGAHTIGQAQCFTFRGRIYNNASDIDAGFASTRQRGCPSVSNDDNDKKLASLDLVTPNSFDNNYFKNLIQKKGLLQSDQVLFSGGSTDSIVSEYSNKPTTFKSDFAAAMIKMGDIQPLTASAGIIRKICSSIN
- the LOC100795462 gene encoding sphingoid base hydroxylase 2-like protein isoform X1 encodes the protein MVFWEGYVSDELMGTFAPIVLYWVYAGFYHLLPPLDRYRLHTRRDEEKKNLVPFSTVVKGVLLQQLVQAIVALFLLTTTANASGVIVQPSIPKQILQIAIAMFVMDTWQYFVHRYMHQNKFLYRHIHSQHHRLVVPYAIGALYNHPIEGLLLDTVGGAISYLVSGMTARTAVVFFCFAIVKTVDDHCGLWLPGNIFHIFFQNNTAYHDIHHQLQGLKYNYSQPFFSIWDKLLGTYMPFNLVKRPEGGFEARLAKE